The Myxococcaceae bacterium JPH2 genome has a window encoding:
- a CDS encoding SWIB/MDM2 domain-containing protein yields MAAKKAAAKKTTAAAKKPAKPAARKPNASFMKEMTPSAALAEIVGSKPLPRTEVVKKLWAYIKKNSLQDAKNKRQINADDKLKPIFGGKKNVTMFEMTSLVNKQLS; encoded by the coding sequence ATGGCCGCTAAGAAAGCTGCTGCGAAGAAGACGACCGCTGCTGCCAAGAAGCCCGCCAAGCCTGCCGCGCGCAAGCCCAACGCGTCGTTCATGAAGGAGATGACTCCTTCGGCCGCGCTGGCGGAGATTGTCGGAAGCAAGCCGCTGCCTCGCACCGAGGTCGTCAAGAAGCTGTGGGCGTACATCAAGAAGAACAGCCTGCAGGACGCCAAGAACAAGCGTCAGATCAACGCCGACGACAAGCTCAAGCCCATCTTCGGCGGCAAGAAGAACGTCACCATGTTCGAGATGACCTCGCTGGTGAACAAGCAGCTCAGCTGA
- a CDS encoding NAD-dependent epimerase/dehydratase family protein: MNALITGAGGFLGTWLARALAARGDTVACLLRRTTDASGLEGIPYTRVEGDVTDPASLARAVAGRDVVFHLAGIRRAAARDEFMRVNADATRLLCDAMVATGTRPRLVFCGSLAAHGPSTPSRPHVEEDPFQPYEWYGESKAEGERIAFSYADRLPVTATRPPRILGPGDKENLAFFKLVQRGIRLELTGGPRPLTMVDVEDVVDQLLLLGERPEALGEAFFCAGPEALSLEEVEDLGAQALGVTPRTVRMSPAVLKALATAADGITRVTGRKLPLNRKLARQLTAPAWTCSGAKAERLLGFRPRRDLADSIRRSAEWYRAQGWL, translated from the coding sequence ATGAACGCCCTCATCACCGGTGCCGGAGGCTTCCTGGGAACCTGGCTGGCGCGAGCGCTCGCCGCGCGCGGCGACACCGTGGCCTGTCTGCTGCGGCGCACCACGGACGCCTCGGGACTGGAGGGTATCCCTTACACGCGGGTGGAGGGGGACGTGACGGACCCAGCCTCCCTGGCCCGCGCGGTGGCCGGGCGGGACGTCGTCTTCCACCTGGCCGGCATCCGCCGCGCCGCCGCCCGCGACGAGTTCATGCGCGTCAACGCGGACGCCACGCGCCTGCTCTGCGACGCCATGGTGGCCACCGGCACGCGTCCCCGGCTGGTGTTCTGCGGCTCCCTCGCCGCGCACGGGCCCTCCACCCCCAGCCGGCCCCACGTGGAGGAGGACCCCTTCCAGCCCTATGAGTGGTACGGCGAGAGCAAGGCCGAGGGCGAGCGCATCGCCTTCTCCTATGCGGACCGCCTGCCCGTGACGGCCACGCGCCCCCCTCGCATCCTCGGCCCCGGCGACAAGGAGAACCTCGCCTTCTTCAAGCTCGTGCAGCGCGGCATCCGGCTGGAGCTGACCGGGGGGCCCCGCCCGCTCACCATGGTGGACGTGGAGGACGTGGTGGACCAGCTGTTGCTCCTCGGCGAGCGGCCCGAGGCGCTGGGCGAGGCCTTCTTCTGCGCGGGCCCCGAGGCCCTGTCGCTGGAGGAGGTGGAGGACCTGGGGGCCCAGGCGCTGGGCGTCACGCCGCGGACCGTGCGGATGAGCCCCGCGGTCCTCAAGGCCCTGGCCACGGCCGCGGACGGCATCACGCGGGTGACGGGGCGCAAGCTTCCCTTGAACCGCAAGCTGGCGCGTCAGCTCACGGCCCCCGCCTGGACGTGCTCCGGCGCCAAGGCCGAGCGCCTGCTCGGGTTTCGGCCTCGGCGCGATTTGGCGGACTCCATCCGCCGCAGCGCCGAGTGGTACCGCGCGCAGGGATGGCTGTAG
- a CDS encoding HAD-IB family hydrolase, translating into MPAKAAFFDVDGTLVRTNVVHVYAYYAMNRGSLRGIAGRTLSTALSAPLFGVMDMVNRKAFNEFFYRYYAGLSEDRLVTIAEDMFEDVLKPALFEQSQDLIDEARRSGCKVVLVTGALDFTMRPLARHLGCDDVIANKMQYVGGKATGKVIPPIIEGANKANAIRAYCEREGLALNKCHGYSDSASDYAMLAVVGRPTAVNPDLRLRSLARAYNWPILDLK; encoded by the coding sequence GTGCCCGCCAAAGCAGCTTTCTTCGATGTCGACGGGACGCTCGTCCGGACGAACGTCGTCCATGTCTACGCGTATTACGCGATGAACCGAGGTTCGCTGCGGGGCATCGCGGGCCGAACCCTGTCGACGGCGCTCAGTGCGCCGCTCTTCGGGGTGATGGACATGGTCAACCGCAAGGCGTTCAACGAGTTCTTCTACCGGTACTACGCCGGGTTGAGCGAGGACCGCCTTGTCACCATCGCCGAGGACATGTTCGAGGACGTCCTCAAGCCCGCCCTCTTCGAGCAGTCCCAGGACCTCATCGACGAGGCCCGTCGCAGCGGCTGCAAGGTGGTGCTCGTCACCGGAGCGCTGGACTTCACCATGCGCCCGCTGGCCCGCCACCTGGGCTGCGATGACGTCATCGCCAACAAGATGCAGTACGTGGGCGGCAAGGCCACCGGAAAGGTGATTCCGCCCATCATCGAAGGCGCCAACAAGGCCAACGCCATCCGCGCGTATTGCGAGCGAGAGGGCCTGGCCCTCAACAAGTGCCATGGCTACTCGGACAGCGCCTCCGACTACGCCATGCTCGCGGTGGTGGGTCGCCCCACCGCGGTGAATCCGGACCTGCGGCTGCGCTCGCTCGCGCGCGCCTACAACTGGCCCATCCTGGACCTGAAGTAA
- a CDS encoding DUF2088 domain-containing protein, whose product MRPLKTLQKLYDEESQVVITEKGSPPRALFYGEGFLQEDLPVGTRVIFPRPPMAGVPNVKAAIRWAINHPEGMEPLHALLRPGMRLTCVIDDISVPLPPMVTPDVRQSILEVVLELCADSGVDDVHLVIANALHRRMTEGEMKRMVGDKIFDAYYPDRYYNHDAEDPDGITELERTSHGEVVAVNRRVAESDLIVYVNVNFVPMNGGHKSMGTGVTNYASLRHHHNPKTIRDSDSYMEPKASALYTKNSRIGTVIDQTLKVFHIETTLNNRMFGSATDFLAKREEDYSEADRLKFQALRYTLSKLPRAAARKVLSAIPAPYDVTGVFAGATEPTHAKTLETSWKQYVVPVEGQSDIVIFPIPFISPYSVNSILNPLLVQVMGLGYFYNLNRGVPLLKKGGVLILLHPAYDEFDPVQHPSYIEFFHRLLPETRDSMKLEHKYEKEFAENPSYVHLYRKGNAYHGVHPFYMWYWGENGRQQAGKVIVAGAENNHVPALMGMDRTDTLAEAIEEARGFMGRSATISLLRIAPTVMVDVK is encoded by the coding sequence ATGCGCCCGCTCAAGACGCTCCAGAAGCTGTACGACGAGGAAAGCCAGGTGGTCATCACGGAGAAGGGCAGCCCGCCTCGGGCGCTCTTCTACGGCGAAGGCTTCCTCCAGGAGGATTTGCCCGTGGGAACGCGGGTCATCTTCCCGCGCCCGCCCATGGCCGGCGTGCCCAACGTGAAGGCCGCCATCCGCTGGGCCATCAACCACCCCGAGGGCATGGAGCCGCTGCACGCGCTGCTCCGCCCGGGCATGCGCCTGACGTGCGTCATCGACGACATCAGCGTCCCCTTGCCCCCCATGGTCACCCCGGACGTGCGCCAGTCCATCCTCGAGGTGGTGCTGGAGCTGTGCGCGGACAGCGGCGTGGATGACGTGCACCTGGTCATCGCCAACGCGCTCCATCGCCGGATGACCGAGGGCGAGATGAAGCGCATGGTGGGCGACAAGATTTTCGACGCCTACTACCCGGACCGCTACTACAACCACGACGCCGAGGACCCGGACGGCATCACCGAGTTGGAGCGCACGTCGCACGGCGAGGTGGTGGCGGTGAACCGCCGCGTGGCGGAGAGCGACCTCATCGTCTACGTGAACGTGAACTTCGTGCCCATGAACGGCGGGCACAAGTCCATGGGCACCGGCGTGACGAACTACGCGTCGCTGCGGCACCACCACAACCCGAAGACCATTCGCGACTCCGACAGCTACATGGAGCCGAAGGCGAGCGCGCTGTACACGAAGAACTCGCGCATCGGGACGGTCATCGACCAGACGCTCAAGGTCTTCCACATCGAGACCACGCTGAACAACCGCATGTTCGGCTCGGCCACGGACTTCCTCGCCAAGCGCGAGGAGGACTACAGCGAGGCGGACCGGCTGAAGTTCCAGGCCCTGCGCTACACGCTGTCCAAGCTGCCGCGCGCGGCCGCGCGCAAGGTGCTCAGCGCCATCCCCGCGCCCTATGACGTGACGGGCGTGTTCGCGGGCGCCACCGAGCCCACCCACGCCAAGACGCTGGAGACGAGCTGGAAGCAGTACGTGGTGCCGGTGGAGGGACAGAGCGACATCGTCATCTTCCCCATCCCGTTCATCAGCCCGTACAGCGTCAACTCCATCCTCAACCCGCTGCTCGTGCAGGTGATGGGGCTGGGCTACTTCTACAACCTCAACCGCGGCGTGCCCCTCTTGAAGAAGGGCGGCGTGCTCATCCTCCTGCACCCGGCCTACGACGAGTTCGACCCCGTGCAGCACCCCAGCTACATCGAGTTCTTCCACCGGCTGCTGCCGGAGACGCGGGACTCCATGAAGCTGGAGCACAAGTACGAGAAGGAGTTCGCGGAGAACCCCAGCTACGTGCACCTGTACCGCAAGGGCAACGCCTACCACGGCGTGCACCCCTTCTACATGTGGTACTGGGGCGAGAACGGGCGCCAGCAGGCCGGCAAGGTCATTGTCGCGGGCGCGGAGAACAACCACGTCCCTGCCCTCATGGGCATGGACCGCACGGACACCCTCGCCGAGGCCATTGAAGAGGCCCGCGGCTTCATGGGTCGCTCGGCCACCATCAGCCTGCTGCGCATCGCGCCCACGGTGATGGTGGACGTGAAGTGA
- a CDS encoding AMP-binding protein, with protein sequence MGSPLPELNVTEAFTGKRLVFVGTTGFVGKVTLSMLLSHYGQVLDKVYVLVRKGSAASAERRFFDKVAPSEPFQPLRDALGDAGAMEFIRAKCEVIDGDITDPWVGLTETQVTELHGKVHAIVNCAGLVSFNPSLEVGLNVNTHGVKNAVELALKWAVPLIHMSTAFVAGNRDGLVFEDEEVRGYFPKRGELDGRDFSLEQELADAEKIVARLREQADDRALTSTFRKKALDRLEQEGRDATDEKTLRLAVGRERKLWLTGELVRAGMERAQHWGWPNTYTYTKSLGEQVMAGTPGLRYAIVRPSIVESAAHFPFPGWNEGFTTSAPLAFAGIKGQRGIPAGDHTILDIIPVDQVAGATLGITAHSLQVEERRVYQLASGDVNPFYASRSVELVGLYRRRFYRNKETGNSLMNALRARIEPQPVSKQEFQLLSAPMMAKGARFLKKSIDELRPTWGAPTVNALLDKAKVALDDVEEQATSLTGLIDLFLPFLWENRYVFRCDNTRSVYENMVGADRARIGWSPDRIDWREYFLGTHLPGLEKWVFPGLEDELEKRTVIHAHRDLLELFEATVHAYRHRVAFRMAANEKEERFTFGEVHRYAARVGSYLLAHGVKHGDRVLLLSENRPEWAISYFGILRAGATVVPVDPALTEAEVVNIAKRAQAKLCLVSEQTAADFPGLFAALGDGVAVASLAEAMTGDPAHPDRIGPVKKSASADDVASIIFTSGTTGTPKGVMLTHRNFASLVAKLAGQFNVGVGDGVLSVLPLHHTFEFSAGLLTPFSRGAEITYIDELTSDRLGEVFETGRVTAMIGVPALWQLLHRKITQEMASRPPVVEQALKALMAANGELRNRSSLNLGKLLFWPVHRKFGGRMKVLVSGGSALSEEVHKAFHELGFTMREGYGLTEAAPVLSVSEPGNKRTPGSVGKPLSGIEVKLLNPDTDGIGEVLAKGPNVMAGYFGDREATEAVVKEGWLHTGDLGRLDDDGRLYLVGRAKDVIVDANGKNVYPDELEELYQEHTHIKELSIVGLPDEAGGEKVACLCVPDYGDRPREEVRRELDEHFRKVSGGMPFHRRVKVLRFWDGELPRTSTRKVKRKLVVEELQRLDRMAASAGKAREKAQAATGGVADWLFPLIAEVCHKPVGDVRPDAQLMGDLGFDSLMLTELSVALEGAGVPLPAVEDLTQVQTVEDLRKLVVSSGRRPAKEVRAKDIRQENERAEDVEIPVPEAVATVGRQLLAFGQKVLYGGVFDVKVTGKPFIPQNRNFLVIANHASHLDAGLVRVVLGEQGERVVSLAARDYFFDTPLKRAWFENFTNLIPMDRQGSLRESLRVAGEALRQGYNVLIFPEGTRSPTGELLEFKPTLGYLALTYGVDVLPLYIKGSYEALPKGSMFPKAKELEVHVGPALDHAGLKARTLGMARSEGYRYVTRIAEEAVRSLRDGRVLNLERVDSRPMTEGQDS encoded by the coding sequence ATGGGCTCCCCCCTTCCCGAACTCAACGTCACCGAGGCGTTCACCGGCAAGCGGCTGGTGTTCGTGGGCACCACGGGCTTCGTGGGCAAGGTCACCTTGTCCATGCTCCTGTCCCACTACGGCCAGGTGCTCGACAAGGTCTACGTCCTCGTCCGCAAGGGCAGCGCCGCGTCCGCGGAGCGCCGCTTCTTCGACAAGGTGGCTCCCAGCGAGCCCTTCCAGCCGCTGCGCGACGCCCTGGGCGACGCGGGCGCCATGGAGTTCATCCGCGCCAAGTGCGAGGTCATCGACGGTGACATCACCGACCCCTGGGTCGGCCTCACCGAGACGCAGGTGACGGAGCTGCACGGCAAGGTGCACGCCATCGTCAACTGCGCGGGCCTGGTGTCCTTCAACCCATCGTTGGAGGTGGGCCTCAACGTCAACACCCACGGCGTGAAGAACGCGGTGGAGCTGGCGCTCAAGTGGGCGGTGCCGCTCATCCACATGTCCACCGCCTTCGTGGCGGGCAACCGCGACGGGCTCGTCTTCGAGGACGAGGAAGTGCGCGGCTACTTCCCCAAGCGGGGCGAGCTGGACGGGCGCGACTTCAGCCTGGAGCAGGAGCTGGCGGACGCGGAGAAGATCGTCGCGCGGCTGCGTGAGCAGGCCGACGACCGCGCCCTCACGTCCACCTTCCGCAAGAAGGCGTTGGACCGCCTAGAGCAGGAAGGCCGCGACGCCACCGACGAGAAGACGCTGCGGCTGGCCGTGGGCCGCGAGCGCAAGCTGTGGCTGACGGGCGAGCTGGTGCGCGCCGGCATGGAGCGCGCGCAGCACTGGGGCTGGCCCAACACGTACACGTATACGAAGTCCCTGGGCGAGCAGGTGATGGCCGGCACGCCGGGCCTGCGCTACGCCATCGTGCGGCCCTCCATCGTGGAGAGCGCGGCGCACTTCCCCTTCCCCGGGTGGAACGAGGGCTTCACCACCTCCGCGCCGCTGGCCTTCGCGGGCATCAAGGGCCAGCGCGGCATCCCCGCTGGTGACCACACCATCCTGGACATCATCCCGGTGGACCAGGTGGCGGGCGCCACGTTGGGCATCACCGCGCACTCGCTCCAGGTGGAGGAGCGGCGCGTGTACCAGCTCGCCTCCGGCGACGTGAACCCGTTCTACGCGAGCCGCTCCGTGGAGCTGGTGGGCCTGTACCGCCGCCGCTTCTACCGGAACAAGGAGACGGGCAACTCGCTGATGAACGCGCTGCGCGCGCGCATCGAGCCGCAGCCGGTGAGCAAGCAGGAGTTCCAGCTGCTCAGCGCGCCCATGATGGCCAAGGGCGCTCGCTTCCTGAAGAAGTCCATCGATGAGCTGCGCCCGACGTGGGGCGCGCCCACGGTGAACGCGCTCTTGGACAAGGCGAAGGTCGCCCTGGACGACGTGGAGGAGCAGGCCACCAGCCTCACGGGCCTCATCGACCTGTTCCTCCCCTTCCTGTGGGAGAACCGGTACGTCTTCCGCTGCGACAACACCCGCTCCGTCTACGAGAACATGGTCGGCGCGGATCGCGCGCGGATTGGCTGGAGCCCGGACCGCATCGACTGGCGCGAGTACTTCCTCGGCACGCACCTGCCCGGCCTGGAGAAGTGGGTGTTCCCCGGCCTGGAGGACGAGCTGGAGAAGCGCACCGTCATCCACGCCCACCGCGACCTCCTGGAGCTGTTCGAGGCCACGGTGCACGCGTACCGCCACCGCGTGGCGTTCCGCATGGCGGCGAACGAGAAGGAGGAGCGCTTCACCTTCGGCGAGGTGCACCGCTATGCGGCGCGCGTGGGCAGCTACCTGCTCGCCCATGGCGTGAAGCACGGCGACCGCGTGCTCTTGTTGTCGGAGAACCGGCCCGAGTGGGCCATCAGCTACTTCGGCATCCTGCGCGCGGGCGCCACCGTGGTGCCGGTGGATCCGGCCCTCACGGAGGCCGAGGTCGTCAACATCGCGAAGCGCGCGCAGGCGAAGCTCTGCCTCGTGTCCGAGCAGACGGCGGCGGACTTCCCCGGCCTGTTCGCGGCGCTGGGGGATGGCGTCGCGGTGGCGAGCCTCGCCGAGGCCATGACGGGAGATCCGGCGCACCCGGATCGCATCGGGCCGGTGAAGAAGTCCGCGTCCGCGGATGACGTGGCCAGCATCATCTTCACGTCCGGCACCACGGGCACGCCCAAGGGCGTGATGCTCACGCACCGCAACTTCGCCTCGCTGGTGGCGAAGCTCGCGGGCCAGTTCAACGTGGGCGTGGGCGACGGCGTGCTGTCCGTGCTCCCGCTGCACCACACGTTCGAGTTCTCGGCGGGCCTCCTCACGCCGTTCTCGCGCGGCGCGGAAATCACGTACATCGACGAGCTGACGTCGGACCGGCTGGGCGAGGTGTTCGAGACCGGCCGCGTCACCGCGATGATTGGCGTGCCGGCGCTGTGGCAGCTCCTGCACCGGAAGATCACCCAGGAGATGGCCAGCCGCCCGCCCGTGGTGGAGCAGGCGCTCAAGGCGCTGATGGCGGCCAACGGGGAGCTGCGCAACCGCAGCTCGTTGAACCTGGGCAAGCTCTTGTTCTGGCCGGTGCACCGCAAGTTCGGCGGGCGCATGAAGGTGCTGGTGTCGGGCGGCTCGGCGCTGTCGGAGGAAGTGCACAAGGCCTTCCACGAGCTGGGCTTCACGATGCGCGAGGGCTATGGCCTCACCGAGGCCGCGCCGGTGCTGTCCGTCTCCGAGCCCGGCAACAAGCGCACGCCCGGCAGCGTGGGCAAGCCGCTGTCCGGCATCGAGGTGAAGCTGCTCAACCCGGACACCGACGGCATTGGCGAAGTCCTGGCCAAGGGCCCCAACGTAATGGCGGGCTACTTCGGGGACCGCGAGGCCACCGAGGCCGTGGTGAAGGAAGGCTGGCTGCACACCGGTGACCTGGGCCGCCTGGATGACGACGGGCGCCTGTATCTGGTGGGCCGCGCCAAGGACGTCATCGTCGACGCCAACGGCAAGAACGTCTACCCGGACGAGTTGGAGGAGCTGTACCAGGAGCACACGCACATCAAGGAGCTGTCCATCGTGGGCCTGCCCGACGAGGCCGGCGGCGAGAAGGTGGCGTGCCTGTGCGTGCCGGACTACGGCGACCGTCCGCGCGAGGAAGTGCGGCGCGAGCTGGACGAGCACTTCCGCAAGGTGAGCGGCGGCATGCCGTTCCATCGCCGCGTGAAGGTGCTGCGCTTCTGGGACGGCGAGCTGCCCCGCACCTCCACGCGCAAGGTGAAGCGCAAGCTGGTGGTGGAGGAGCTGCAGCGGTTGGACCGCATGGCGGCCAGCGCTGGCAAGGCGCGCGAGAAGGCGCAGGCGGCGACGGGCGGCGTGGCGGACTGGCTGTTCCCGCTCATCGCCGAGGTCTGCCACAAGCCGGTGGGCGACGTGAGGCCGGACGCGCAGCTCATGGGCGACCTGGGCTTCGACTCGCTCATGCTCACGGAGCTGTCCGTGGCGCTGGAGGGCGCGGGCGTGCCGCTGCCCGCGGTGGAGGACCTCACCCAGGTGCAGACGGTGGAGGACCTGCGCAAGCTGGTGGTCAGCTCCGGCCGGCGCCCGGCCAAGGAAGTGCGCGCCAAGGACATCCGCCAGGAGAACGAGCGCGCGGAGGACGTGGAGATTCCCGTCCCCGAGGCCGTGGCCACGGTGGGCCGGCAGCTGCTCGCCTTCGGGCAGAAGGTGCTCTACGGCGGCGTGTTCGACGTGAAGGTGACGGGCAAGCCCTTCATCCCGCAGAACCGCAACTTCCTCGTCATCGCCAACCACGCCAGCCACCTGGACGCGGGGCTGGTGCGCGTGGTGCTCGGCGAGCAGGGCGAGCGCGTGGTGTCGCTGGCCGCGCGCGACTACTTCTTCGACACGCCCCTCAAGCGGGCGTGGTTCGAGAACTTCACCAACCTCATCCCCATGGACCGGCAGGGCTCGCTGCGCGAGTCGCTGCGCGTGGCGGGCGAGGCGCTGCGCCAGGGCTACAACGTCCTCATCTTCCCGGAGGGCACGCGCTCTCCCACGGGTGAGCTGCTCGAGTTCAAGCCCACCCTGGGCTACCTGGCGCTGACGTACGGCGTGGACGTGCTGCCGCTCTACATCAAGGGCTCGTACGAGGCCCTGCCCAAGGGCTCCATGTTCCCCAAGGCCAAGGAGCTGGAGGTCCACGTGGGGCCGGCGCTGGACCACGCGGGCCTGAAGGCGCGCACGCTGGGCATGGCGCGCTCGGAGGGCTACCGGTACGTGACGCGCATCGCGGAAGAGGCGGTGCGGTCGCTGCGGGATGGCCGCGTGCTCAACCTGGAGCGAGTGGACTCGCGCCCGATGACGGAGGGACAGGACTCGTGA
- a CDS encoding NAD-dependent epimerase/dehydratase family protein, producing MKLLVTGGTGFLGVHLVPRLVAAGHQVRLIGRTRPTGPAFAGTEFVQGDLKDRDAVRRALAGVEGVYHLAGLVSFQAKDARKMFELHVDCTRELLRDVREAGIQRVILGSTSGTIAVSEDECVRNEEDDYPITVVARWPYYLSKIYEEKLALEYCRKHSIPLVVLNPSLLMGPGDDRLSSTWTVVKFLNREIPAMPGGGISFVDVRDAAEGFVAALTQGEVYGRHLMGVNMTMADFFHRLERLTGVAAPRLKLPSVVNVLGGQLLEQWAKLRGAKPTLDPQEIEIGEHWFYLDAAKAERELGFRARDTHETLLDTVQYIYGKMPPQSLPGTKGRLGDLRDGT from the coding sequence GTGAAGCTGCTGGTAACGGGAGGCACGGGGTTCCTGGGCGTTCATCTGGTGCCCAGGCTGGTGGCCGCGGGACATCAGGTGCGGCTCATCGGGCGCACGCGGCCGACAGGCCCGGCGTTCGCGGGCACGGAGTTCGTCCAGGGCGACTTGAAGGACCGAGACGCCGTGCGCCGCGCGCTGGCCGGCGTGGAGGGCGTCTATCACCTGGCGGGGCTCGTCTCCTTCCAGGCCAAGGACGCGCGCAAGATGTTCGAGCTGCACGTGGACTGCACGCGCGAGCTCTTGCGCGACGTGCGCGAGGCGGGCATCCAGCGCGTCATCCTCGGCTCCACCTCCGGCACCATCGCGGTGTCCGAGGACGAGTGCGTGCGCAACGAGGAGGACGACTACCCCATCACCGTGGTGGCGCGGTGGCCGTACTACCTCTCGAAAATCTACGAGGAGAAGCTCGCGCTGGAGTACTGCCGCAAGCACTCCATCCCGTTGGTGGTGCTCAACCCGAGCCTGCTGATGGGGCCGGGGGATGACCGGCTGTCCTCCACGTGGACGGTGGTGAAGTTCCTCAACCGCGAGATTCCGGCCATGCCGGGCGGCGGCATCTCCTTCGTGGATGTGCGCGACGCGGCCGAGGGCTTCGTCGCCGCGCTCACCCAGGGCGAGGTGTACGGCCGCCACCTGATGGGCGTGAACATGACGATGGCGGACTTCTTCCACCGGCTGGAGCGCCTCACGGGCGTGGCCGCGCCCCGGCTGAAGCTGCCCTCGGTGGTCAACGTGCTGGGCGGCCAGCTCCTGGAGCAGTGGGCGAAGCTGCGCGGCGCGAAGCCCACGTTGGATCCGCAGGAGATTGAGATCGGCGAGCACTGGTTCTACCTGGACGCCGCCAAGGCCGAGCGCGAGCTGGGCTTCCGAGCGCGCGACACGCACGAGACGCTGCTCGACACCGTCCAGTACATCTACGGGAAGATGCCGCCGCAGAGCCTGCCGGGCACCAAGGGCCGGCTGGGCGACCTGCGCGACGGCACCTGA
- a CDS encoding GGDEF domain-containing protein: MSGDQTRVTKISSLGVPSERTDSCLVQIHGPELGKKYVLEDAEFTIGRDQQNNIVVELDNVSRRHARILGRGGRMFVEDLGSTNGTYLNDQEVLQAHPLRSGDLIKVGGSIFKFLDGDNIETQYHETIYTLTIADGLTGINNKRYFLEYLEREMGRSHRYQRTLSLMMFDIDHFKHINDVHGHLAGDYVLREMAQSIKRLVRREQCFARYGGEEFAVVMPEDGPDKARLFAEKIRRLVEEKVFIFEDKEIPVTISIGIAEMSGDMNEPTPFIKVADTNLYKAKKSGRNRVVG, encoded by the coding sequence ATGTCTGGCGACCAAACGCGAGTCACCAAGATCAGCAGCCTCGGTGTTCCCAGTGAGCGCACCGACAGCTGCCTCGTGCAGATCCACGGACCGGAACTCGGGAAGAAGTACGTCCTGGAGGACGCCGAGTTCACGATTGGCCGAGACCAACAAAACAACATCGTGGTGGAGCTGGACAACGTGTCCCGCCGCCACGCCCGCATCCTGGGCCGCGGGGGGCGGATGTTCGTGGAGGACCTGGGCTCCACCAACGGCACCTACCTGAATGATCAGGAGGTGTTGCAAGCCCACCCGTTGCGCAGTGGCGACCTCATCAAGGTGGGGGGCTCCATCTTCAAGTTCCTCGATGGCGACAACATCGAGACCCAGTACCACGAGACCATCTACACGCTGACCATCGCGGACGGCCTCACGGGCATCAACAACAAGCGCTACTTCCTGGAGTACCTGGAGCGGGAGATGGGCCGCTCGCACCGGTACCAGCGCACGCTGTCGTTGATGATGTTCGACATCGACCACTTCAAGCACATCAACGACGTCCACGGGCACCTGGCCGGGGACTACGTGCTGCGCGAGATGGCCCAGTCCATCAAGCGACTGGTGCGCCGCGAGCAGTGCTTCGCGCGCTACGGCGGCGAGGAGTTCGCGGTGGTGATGCCCGAGGACGGGCCGGACAAGGCGCGCCTGTTCGCGGAGAAGATCCGCCGCCTCGTGGAGGAGAAGGTCTTCATCTTCGAGGACAAGGAGATCCCCGTCACCATCTCCATCGGCATCGCGGAGATGTCCGGCGACATGAACGAGCCCACGCCGTTCATCAAGGTGGCGGACACCAACCTGTACAAGGCCAAGAAGTCGGGCCGCAACCGGGTGGTGGGGTGA